A genomic segment from bacterium encodes:
- the raiA gene encoding ribosome-associated translation inhibitor RaiA: MVQSKVVNLNINFRNTESTEPIKAYANEKIANCLKKFIHHDVEAHLVLLVEKNRHTADISFHVDGADFACREECENLYASIDKLVDSLGSQMRRHKEKMTNHTAR; this comes from the coding sequence ATGGTTCAGTCAAAAGTTGTTAATCTCAATATTAATTTCCGAAATACTGAGTCCACTGAACCTATTAAAGCCTATGCCAATGAGAAAATAGCAAACTGCCTAAAAAAGTTTATTCATCACGATGTTGAAGCACACTTGGTGCTACTCGTAGAAAAGAATAGACATACGGCTGATATTTCATTTCATGTAGATGGCGCAGATTTCGCTTGTAGAGAAGAATGTGAGAATTTGTATGCATCAATAGATAAGCTTGTTGATTCGCTAGGAAGCCAGATGCGCCGGCACAAAGAAAAAATGACAAATCACACGGCACGATAG